The Amaranthus tricolor cultivar Red isolate AtriRed21 chromosome 6, ASM2621246v1, whole genome shotgun sequence genome has a segment encoding these proteins:
- the LOC130815364 gene encoding uncharacterized protein LOC130815364 — MENTKDPSTPAPAIGKIGPYTVFLTPPTPKPTSEIPPSIPETPKKVAVNCPPPVQPPPAKFEPAGDRFAFLWDAVSKVQDVHASVDSYMANWLGLNQSKYQWALDDYYESKGMEKGDGLKKEVSSKKQSV; from the exons ATGGAGAATACAAAAGACCCATCAACCCCTGCGCCGGCAATCGGTAAGATTGGCCCTTACACTGTCTTTCTTACTCCTCCTACGCCTAAACCCACTTCTGAAATTCCTCCTTCAATTCCTGAAACTCCCAAAAAAGTAGCCGTTAATTGTCCGCCGCCAGTTCAACCTCCTCCAGCTAAATTTGAACCGGCCGGTGACCGGTTCGCTTTTCTTTGGGACGCTGTCTCTAAAGTCCAAGACG TGCATGCGAGTGTAGATTCGTACATGGCGAATTGGTTGGGATTGAATCAGTCTAAATATCAATGGGCTTTGGACGATTATTACGAATCTAAAGgaatg GAGAAGGGAGATG